A stretch of Desulfobacter hydrogenophilus DNA encodes these proteins:
- a CDS encoding YfiR family protein, producing the protein MQILKNKGIQIFIPVCICQFLLCIIAIGTVQSQNLEEYRVKAAFVYNFTKLIQWPETAFDSEGKNFKIAVFGNEYLKEGFQTIDGKISTGRTISIQYLDPETNDYKKTLAENQIVFISRHTRLPQILKILSNIGDRPILTIGEVKNFSRAGGIIQFFTREDHLHFEVNINRAEAHQLKFSSRLLKLAVIVNEKE; encoded by the coding sequence ATGCAAATTTTAAAAAATAAAGGAATACAAATATTCATCCCGGTCTGCATCTGTCAGTTTCTGTTATGTATTATTGCCATAGGAACAGTCCAGTCACAAAACCTTGAAGAATATAGGGTCAAGGCAGCCTTTGTTTATAATTTCACCAAACTCATTCAATGGCCCGAAACTGCATTTGACAGTGAAGGAAAGAACTTTAAAATAGCGGTGTTCGGTAATGAATATCTTAAAGAAGGCTTCCAGACCATTGACGGCAAAATCAGCACCGGACGCACCATATCCATCCAGTATCTTGACCCTGAAACTAATGATTATAAAAAAACGCTGGCAGAAAATCAGATTGTATTCATCAGCAGGCATACGCGTTTGCCACAAATCTTAAAAATTTTAAGTAATATTGGAGACAGACCGATTCTAACTATTGGTGAAGTGAAAAATTTCAGCCGGGCCGGGGGCATTATTCAGTTTTTCACAAGAGAGGATCATCTCCATTTTGAAGTTAATATTAACAGAGCTGAGGCACACCAGCTCAAATTCAGTTCCCGGCTGCTAAAACTGGCTGTTATCGTAAATGAAAAAGAATGA
- a CDS encoding AAA family ATPase: MNQRTDTLSDSGHINEVLKGVVDRVTFHNPDNGWSILKVQPFDRPGSRETVVVHQTKVFAGASMEFEGAWTMHPKFGRQFKAVHAREKKPATASALEKYLGSGLIKGVGPKTAKKIVGYFKDQTLDVFESDIGRLVEVPGIAHKKLEMISTAWAEHRAIRDVMMFLQSHGISTLFSVRIFKEYGDNAIAWITQDPYRLAADFFGIGFFTADKVALSIGLETDSPPRITAGIRHVLSAAREFGHCYLTFPQIKEQVKDLLELDLSRQLESLLTQMEAQRLLMRRDLFDDTGQPVACYYARSLYFDEAYVAKRLLDPGPERTFDQARIDRWVALFCQRFQMQLSVEQVAAVKGAVQQHFSVLTGGPGCGKTTATRVMVRLLEAMGQKVMLAAPTGRAAQRMSEVIGKPAKTIHRLLGWKAGGFKRDESSPLKTDFLVVDECSMLDINLTASLLKAVPRHSQVVFIGDYDQLPSVGAGNVLKDIIASQAVPCFRLTQVFRQARFSMIIKFAHQINKGRIPWIKSPFKYPSIWQDGTDCMFIDSDEVTKEQLNFVGRVKRLYTPVDPETPNSSNVQEISIPGDARDNDHGDLYEFRVNESCSPWETEIEIPKKFAHVDLARLAGTENRIQELMAVVEKVHPWSSLHYGLSALDAVKKLYLEWIPKYLGRDTEIQILSPMTRGSLGTLSLNREIQDGYNPMGPGKAQLTVGRRVFRTGDRVIHRKNNYDLGVFNGDIGIIDRINTMDITCTVRFLPDNRVVHYQQADIMELDLAYAITIHKSQGSEFEVVIIPVLTQHFKMLFRNLIYTGITRARKLAVFVGTRRALGMAVGNQDISRRQTALQVLLTKEVKL; the protein is encoded by the coding sequence ATGAACCAGAGAACAGATACATTGTCTGATTCCGGCCACATCAACGAGGTCTTAAAAGGTGTCGTGGACCGGGTCACATTCCATAACCCGGACAATGGCTGGTCCATTCTTAAAGTACAGCCCTTTGATCGTCCGGGTAGCCGGGAAACTGTTGTGGTCCATCAGACAAAGGTGTTTGCCGGTGCCTCCATGGAATTTGAGGGGGCATGGACGATGCACCCAAAATTTGGCCGGCAGTTCAAGGCCGTGCATGCCAGGGAGAAAAAGCCTGCTACGGCATCGGCCCTGGAAAAATATCTCGGTTCCGGGCTGATCAAAGGGGTGGGGCCCAAAACCGCAAAAAAAATTGTGGGATATTTCAAGGACCAGACCCTGGATGTGTTTGAATCCGATATTGGGCGCCTTGTGGAGGTGCCGGGGATTGCCCATAAAAAGCTTGAAATGATTTCAACGGCCTGGGCGGAGCACCGGGCCATCCGGGATGTGATGATGTTTCTGCAGTCCCACGGGATCTCCACGTTGTTTTCCGTTCGCATATTTAAAGAATACGGCGATAATGCCATTGCCTGGATCACCCAGGACCCGTATCGTCTTGCTGCTGATTTTTTCGGTATTGGCTTTTTTACTGCGGATAAGGTGGCCTTGAGCATTGGCCTTGAAACGGACAGTCCGCCAAGAATCACCGCCGGTATCCGCCACGTACTGTCTGCAGCCCGGGAGTTCGGGCATTGTTATCTTACGTTTCCCCAGATCAAAGAACAGGTAAAAGATCTGCTCGAGCTTGATCTGTCTCGGCAGCTTGAATCCCTTTTAACACAGATGGAAGCCCAGCGACTTTTGATGCGCAGGGACCTGTTCGATGACACCGGGCAGCCTGTGGCCTGTTACTATGCCCGCTCTCTTTATTTTGACGAGGCGTATGTGGCCAAACGTCTTTTAGATCCCGGGCCTGAACGCACCTTTGACCAGGCCCGGATTGACCGGTGGGTAGCGTTGTTTTGCCAACGTTTTCAGATGCAGCTTTCCGTTGAACAGGTAGCGGCGGTCAAGGGGGCGGTGCAGCAGCATTTTTCCGTTCTCACAGGTGGTCCCGGATGCGGTAAAACCACGGCCACACGGGTGATGGTCCGCCTGCTCGAGGCCATGGGACAAAAGGTGATGCTGGCCGCGCCTACGGGCCGGGCTGCCCAGCGTATGAGCGAGGTGATCGGAAAACCGGCCAAAACCATTCACCGGCTTTTGGGCTGGAAAGCCGGGGGATTTAAACGCGATGAAAGTTCCCCTTTAAAAACAGATTTTCTGGTGGTGGACGAATGCTCCATGCTGGATATTAATCTGACGGCCTCTTTGCTTAAAGCCGTGCCACGGCACAGCCAGGTCGTATTTATCGGTGATTATGACCAATTGCCTTCGGTGGGGGCTGGCAACGTACTTAAAGATATCATTGCGTCTCAAGCCGTGCCCTGTTTTCGGCTTACCCAGGTGTTTCGCCAGGCCCGGTTTTCTATGATCATAAAGTTTGCCCACCAGATCAATAAGGGCCGGATACCATGGATCAAAAGTCCGTTTAAGTATCCGTCCATCTGGCAGGACGGAACCGACTGTATGTTTATTGATTCCGATGAAGTCACCAAAGAACAGCTCAACTTTGTCGGCCGGGTTAAACGTTTATATACACCTGTTGACCCGGAAACGCCAAACAGCAGTAATGTTCAAGAGATTTCTATCCCCGGTGATGCCCGGGACAATGATCATGGTGATTTATATGAATTCAGGGTTAATGAGTCGTGTTCACCCTGGGAGACTGAAATTGAGATTCCTAAAAAGTTTGCTCATGTGGATTTGGCCCGTCTGGCAGGGACTGAAAATCGTATTCAAGAACTTATGGCAGTGGTGGAGAAGGTTCACCCATGGTCCTCTTTGCATTATGGTCTATCTGCTTTGGATGCGGTAAAAAAATTATATCTGGAGTGGATTCCCAAATATTTGGGAAGAGATACGGAAATTCAGATCCTTTCCCCCATGACCCGGGGCAGTCTTGGTACCCTTTCTTTGAACCGTGAAATTCAGGACGGCTATAATCCCATGGGCCCGGGCAAGGCCCAGCTCACCGTGGGCCGGCGGGTATTCAGAACCGGTGACCGGGTGATTCACAGAAAAAACAACTATGATCTGGGGGTATTTAACGGGGATATCGGCATCATCGACCGGATTAACACCATGGATATTACCTGCACGGTCCGTTTTTTACCGGATAACCGGGTGGTGCACTATCAGCAGGCAGACATCATGGAACTTGACCTGGCTTATGCCATCACCATCCATAAATCCCAGGGCAGTGAATTTGAGGTGGTGATCATTCCGGTTTTGACCCAGCACTTTAAAATGCTTTTCCGCAACCTGATTTACACAGGAATTACCCGTGCTAGAAAATTGGCCGTTTTTGTAGGCACTCGAAGGGCTTTAGGCATGGCAGTGGGAAACCAGGATATCAGTCGCCGCCAGACCGCGCTCCAGGTTTTGCTCACAAAAGAGGTAAAATTATAG
- a CDS encoding TonB-dependent receptor plug domain-containing protein: protein MVAARYGAGMGKDKFWRIYAKHRARDEFDRVSGENASDDWQINQAGFRMDAQMSSADDFTLQGDIYDGHIHQDLYLYSQASPYMDEFPVKTKVFGGNIMGRWTKILSGTSEMSVQMYYDVMHRSEDMLNEDRHNFDVEFQHRFGLGLGNDIIWGLRLRHLYDDYSGSKVAYMDPINKRNLLYSAFIQDEISLLEDKIKLTIGSKFEHNDYTGLEIQPSTRLLWTPGEHHRVWAAISRATRIPSRIEADAIVYLSGTDITGSPFPLYTRFVNNKDQSAETLWSWEAGYRFIPQQNLSIDLALFFNDYQNLRIYSPQGSAYFDDESQMLIQDVGLSNMSNAQSWGAEISVDLATSRKVKWTLAYSLTFHDYDNDEDFEIDFGFTKHQISLRGRFDLTKNLTLDAWFRYVGKTKANDVFSDTLIYEIDDYVTLDLRLGWKIRPDLEFFLTGQNLLQDSHLEFVQEAFSYPVEVPRSAYAGLTYKF from the coding sequence ATGGTCGCCGCAAGATATGGGGCCGGCATGGGTAAAGACAAATTCTGGCGGATTTACGCCAAACACAGGGCCAGGGATGAATTTGATCGTGTTTCCGGAGAAAATGCAAGTGACGACTGGCAGATCAATCAGGCCGGGTTCCGCATGGATGCCCAAATGTCTTCGGCTGACGATTTCACACTCCAGGGAGATATCTACGACGGGCATATCCACCAGGACCTCTATCTTTACAGTCAGGCGTCGCCATACATGGATGAATTTCCCGTAAAAACAAAGGTCTTTGGGGGTAATATCATGGGCCGGTGGACAAAGATACTTTCCGGGACATCGGAAATGTCTGTGCAGATGTATTACGATGTGATGCATCGTTCCGAGGATATGCTCAACGAAGACCGGCACAACTTTGATGTGGAATTTCAGCACCGCTTCGGGCTGGGTTTGGGGAATGATATTATCTGGGGACTTCGGCTGCGCCATTTATATGATGATTATTCAGGCTCAAAAGTTGCATATATGGATCCTATCAACAAAAGAAATCTTCTATACTCGGCCTTTATCCAAGATGAGATATCTTTACTTGAGGATAAAATTAAATTGACCATTGGTTCAAAATTTGAGCACAACGATTATACCGGCCTTGAAATTCAGCCTTCCACGAGGCTATTGTGGACGCCCGGTGAGCACCACAGGGTGTGGGCGGCCATTTCCCGGGCCACCCGGATTCCCTCCCGAATTGAAGCCGATGCGATCGTCTATCTCTCTGGAACGGATATCACCGGCAGCCCGTTCCCTTTGTATACCAGATTCGTAAACAATAAGGATCAATCGGCAGAAACACTGTGGTCATGGGAAGCAGGATACCGCTTTATCCCGCAACAAAACCTCTCAATTGATTTGGCGCTGTTTTTCAATGATTATCAAAATCTAAGGATATATTCACCGCAGGGTTCTGCCTATTTTGACGACGAGAGCCAAATGCTTATTCAGGATGTTGGGTTAAGCAACATGTCCAATGCCCAATCCTGGGGGGCAGAGATCTCCGTGGATCTGGCCACAAGCAGGAAAGTCAAATGGACCCTTGCTTATTCATTGACATTCCATGATTATGATAATGACGAGGATTTTGAAATCGATTTTGGTTTTACAAAACATCAAATTTCCTTGAGGGGCCGGTTTGATTTAACGAAAAATTTGACCCTGGACGCCTGGTTTAGATATGTGGGCAAAACAAAAGCAAATGACGTATTTTCAGACACTCTAATCTATGAAATTGACGATTACGTAACCCTGGATCTGCGCTTGGGATGGAAAATCCGGCCGGATCTGGAATTTTTCCTGACCGGGCAAAATCTGCTCCAGGACAGCCACCTTGAATTTGTCCAGGAAGCATTCAGTTATCCTGTGGAAGTCCCTCGTAGCGCTTATGCCGGACTGACCTATAAATTCTAA
- a CDS encoding carbonic anhydrase, which yields MKKTSLRLILCLLMTCMLAFTGCSGEQKKPKPSPDESLQMLKDGNERFLNGKSEQPHLDKNRMMKAGLEDQGDHAYATVLANSDSRVPVEAIFDAGIMDIFVIRVAGNVCDNNEVGSIEYGLAHVRTPVVVVLGNTQCGAVTAVTRAINGNGHAMERNIPTLFDNIGPAVRKTMEKYPQAKGDEIIPLAIEENVWTSIRDLFMKSPATRGLVKSGKAKVVGAIYDVSDGRVYWLEDGTVDSILQEVEADPNRAMEAMADLILPPEPSHDAAPETHEVAPDAQDDATDAQEIAPEANEAAPEAQEVEVAPEADEAATDAQEVAPETDDDAPEVLAPSEAEETPADPETHDSDSHL from the coding sequence ATGAAAAAAACATCACTTCGGTTGATATTATGCCTACTAATGACATGCATGCTTGCGTTTACCGGCTGCTCAGGAGAACAGAAAAAACCAAAACCCAGCCCGGACGAATCCCTTCAGATGCTCAAGGATGGCAATGAACGTTTTCTCAATGGAAAATCCGAACAGCCGCATCTGGACAAAAACCGGATGATGAAGGCCGGTCTGGAAGATCAGGGGGATCATGCCTATGCCACCGTCCTGGCCAATTCTGATTCCAGGGTCCCTGTGGAAGCAATCTTTGACGCCGGAATCATGGATATTTTTGTTATCCGGGTGGCCGGAAATGTATGTGATAACAATGAAGTCGGCTCCATAGAATATGGTCTTGCGCATGTTCGCACACCGGTTGTGGTTGTATTGGGCAATACACAATGCGGCGCAGTGACAGCCGTCACCCGGGCGATCAACGGAAACGGCCATGCCATGGAAAGAAATATTCCAACGCTGTTCGATAACATTGGACCTGCTGTCAGAAAGACCATGGAAAAGTATCCCCAGGCAAAAGGTGATGAAATAATTCCCCTTGCCATTGAAGAAAATGTCTGGACCAGCATTCGGGATCTGTTCATGAAAAGTCCTGCCACACGGGGTCTTGTCAAATCCGGCAAAGCCAAAGTGGTGGGTGCCATCTATGATGTCAGTGACGGTAGGGTCTACTGGCTTGAGGATGGGACAGTAGACAGCATTTTACAAGAAGTGGAAGCTGATCCGAACCGTGCCATGGAAGCCATGGCAGACCTCATCCTGCCCCCCGAACCATCACATGATGCCGCACCTGAAACTCATGAAGTAGCGCCTGACGCCCAGGATGACGCGACTGACGCCCAGGAAATCGCACCTGAAGCGAATGAGGCAGCGCCTGAAGCCCAGGAAGTTGAAGTCGCACCGGAAGCTGATGAGGCTGCCACTGACGCCCAGGAAGTAGCGCCTGAAACCGATGATGACGCGCCTGAAGTTTTAGCGCCGTCAGAGGCTGAGGAAACGCCTGCTGACCCAGAAACCCATGACAGTGACAGCCATCTTTAA
- a CDS encoding ATP-binding protein — MKPQKISKHSVVSIRTKLILTLGFTALLALFMMAASMVAYETHNARNNLVDELVSMANLIALNSSVAMMFNDRNAALEDLSALSAKQGIIGAILYDTHGKIYAEFSKGAVSIDTLAHEVKQVCTPGMSPIEIVTAQKTFSGVTNSHTHVILPVNFKDNFLGAIHLIDDMQQQKKRLAAYYLIVASIVIVSLVVVLILSSKLQSIFTRPLFDVIDSMRQVTQKKDYQVRVKKYSDDEFGVLVEQFNQMIKEVQARDNALKSYSSSLEARVEQRTQDLTQAKEALESTVIRLKKAQKKAEEASQVKSQFLANMSHEIRTPMNGIIGMTEILLSSKLSSDQETFAINIQKSAQMLLAIISDILDFSKIEAGKLEVESIAFDIGSLLTDIKTLLMSVARDKNLTLTVEIQKGAHLFLMGDPTRIRQVLINLVGNAIKFTEKGGVTIMVSTTLIEDSEFHSVGDRESRVDLTISIKDTGIGIPPKKQHLLFTPFYQTNASFTRKYGGTGLGLAISSDLVSLMGGTIRCTSKPGQGSIFSFVLPLNKAKQSVNEMSVAVNTRPKKTDKINLHVLVAEDNITNQDVFSAMLKKFGCRVDIAATGVDARDKFISLKPDIILMDCQMPEMDGYQATQEIRRHETTLDTHTPIIAITAHAMTDDKEKCRNAGMDDFLTKPFMMNDLLEILKRWGPHPNLSGPDSADIADNTTR; from the coding sequence ATGAAACCCCAAAAAATATCAAAGCATAGCGTCGTTTCCATCAGGACAAAACTGATCCTGACCCTTGGGTTTACGGCATTACTGGCCCTTTTTATGATGGCCGCTTCCATGGTGGCCTATGAAACTCATAATGCCAGAAACAATCTGGTTGATGAACTTGTATCCATGGCGAACCTGATTGCGTTGAATTCTTCGGTTGCCATGATGTTCAATGACCGGAATGCGGCATTGGAGGATCTAAGCGCGTTGTCTGCAAAACAGGGCATTATCGGCGCAATCCTTTACGACACCCATGGGAAAATTTACGCTGAGTTCTCAAAAGGAGCCGTTTCCATTGACACGCTGGCCCATGAAGTCAAACAGGTATGCACACCAGGCATGTCCCCAATTGAAATAGTTACTGCCCAAAAAACGTTCAGCGGGGTTACAAACAGCCATACCCATGTGATCCTCCCGGTCAATTTTAAAGACAATTTTTTAGGGGCCATTCATTTGATTGATGATATGCAGCAACAGAAAAAAAGACTGGCTGCCTATTATCTGATTGTTGCGAGCATTGTTATCGTCTCGTTGGTAGTGGTCTTGATTCTGTCTTCGAAACTGCAGTCCATCTTCACCCGACCATTATTTGATGTCATTGATTCCATGCGGCAAGTGACCCAAAAAAAGGACTATCAGGTCAGGGTAAAAAAATATAGTGACGATGAGTTTGGTGTGCTTGTGGAACAGTTTAACCAGATGATTAAAGAAGTCCAGGCCAGGGACAACGCGCTAAAATCATATAGTTCAAGCCTTGAAGCCAGGGTCGAACAAAGAACCCAGGACCTGACCCAGGCCAAGGAAGCACTCGAGTCTACGGTCATTCGCCTGAAAAAGGCCCAGAAGAAGGCAGAAGAAGCCAGCCAGGTAAAATCCCAGTTCCTTGCCAACATGAGCCATGAAATCAGAACGCCCATGAACGGCATTATCGGCATGACGGAAATTTTGCTTTCGTCCAAACTTTCGAGTGACCAGGAAACATTTGCGATCAATATCCAAAAATCAGCCCAGATGCTGCTTGCAATCATCAGTGATATTTTAGATTTTTCCAAAATTGAAGCGGGCAAACTTGAAGTTGAATCCATTGCCTTTGATATAGGCAGCCTGCTGACGGACATTAAAACACTTCTGATGTCTGTAGCCAGGGATAAAAACCTAACGTTAACCGTTGAAATCCAAAAGGGTGCACACCTTTTCCTGATGGGAGACCCCACAAGAATCAGGCAGGTGCTGATTAATTTAGTGGGCAATGCCATAAAATTTACAGAAAAGGGGGGGGTAACCATCATGGTGTCCACGACCCTGATAGAGGACAGTGAATTTCACAGCGTTGGTGACCGGGAATCCCGGGTTGACCTGACCATTTCCATCAAAGATACCGGTATCGGTATCCCACCTAAAAAGCAACATCTCTTATTTACACCCTTTTACCAGACTAACGCCTCTTTTACGCGCAAATACGGAGGTACCGGACTTGGTCTTGCCATTTCATCGGATCTGGTGTCACTTATGGGAGGTACCATCAGGTGCACCAGCAAGCCGGGACAGGGAAGCATATTCTCTTTTGTTCTTCCTTTAAATAAGGCAAAACAAAGCGTTAATGAGATGTCTGTAGCCGTCAATACCCGTCCCAAAAAAACAGACAAGATCAATCTTCATGTGCTGGTAGCCGAAGATAATATCACCAACCAGGATGTTTTTTCAGCCATGCTTAAGAAATTTGGTTGCAGGGTGGATATTGCAGCCACGGGTGTTGATGCCAGAGATAAGTTCATTTCTTTAAAACCGGACATCATCCTCATGGACTGCCAGATGCCGGAAATGGACGGTTACCAGGCCACCCAGGAAATCAGAAGACATGAGACAACCCTTGACACCCATACCCCAATCATCGCCATCACCGCCCATGCCATGACGGATGATAAGGAGAAGTGCCGAAATGCAGGCATGGACGATTTTTTAACCAAACCCTTCATGATGAACGATCTTTTGGAAATACTAAAGAGATGGGGGCCTCATCCGAATCTGTCCGGCCCCGATTCTGCAGATATTGCCGACAACACGACCCGATAG
- a CDS encoding integration host factor subunit alpha, protein MTCTKSTLIEKISETFDQNPSQSKEVLETLIEIMKSTLASGEDIMVSGFGKFQVIEKSPRKGRNPATGDAMILEKRRVVTFKCAGKLKNRINEKIQ, encoded by the coding sequence TTGACCTGTACCAAATCAACACTCATCGAAAAAATTTCAGAGACATTTGACCAAAACCCATCTCAGTCCAAAGAGGTCCTTGAAACCCTGATTGAAATCATGAAGTCCACCCTGGCTTCCGGTGAAGATATTATGGTTTCCGGATTCGGGAAATTCCAGGTAATTGAAAAGTCGCCAAGAAAGGGGAGGAATCCGGCTACAGGGGATGCCATGATCCTTGAAAAAAGGCGGGTTGTCACGTTTAAATGTGCGGGAAAGCTTAAAAATAGAATCAACGAAAAAATACAATAA